A stretch of the Lolium perenne isolate Kyuss_39 chromosome 3, Kyuss_2.0, whole genome shotgun sequence genome encodes the following:
- the LOC127343367 gene encoding uncharacterized protein isoform X7, which produces MASRAVTTEEPGSGIERRMLAVAVAWVGFSFDVPAVAKALWFPRVDLAVTRHWEGLGLEATRFSWKPDGEQGEASTTCPAATISVSGKKQRHRTGGSGALPERDEERGQIASIPGIWEHDVDWKPPPPCRRPGSIYSASATSHHQPFLNLCGAPAISLSNLGFAFDA; this is translated from the exons ATGGCTTCTAGAGCCGTGACAACCGAAGAGCCAGGGAGCGGCATCGAGCGGAGGATGCTGGCGGTGGCCGTGGCATGGGTCGGGTTCTCCTTCGATGTCCCGGCCGTTGCCAAGGCGCTCTGGTTCCCTCGTGTTGATTTGGCCGTCACGCGACATTGGGAGGGGCTTGGGCTGGAGGCGACGCGGTTTTCATGGAAGCCGGACGGCGAGCAGGGAGAAGCGTCCACCACGTGTCCGGCGGCGACCATCAGCGTCAGTGGCAAAAAG CAGCGACACAGGACGGGAGGATCTGGTGCTTTACCAGAGCGGGACGAAGAGCGCGGCCAAATCGCCTCCATTCCAG GGATCTGGGAACACGACGTCGACTGGAAGCCACCGCCTCCCTGCCGACGGCCAGGGTCCATCTACTCTGCCTCTGCTACATCTCACCATCAGCCCTTCCTTAATTTGTGCGGAGCCCCTGCTATTTCTCTCTCAAATTTGGGCTTTGCTTTTGATGCCTGA
- the LOC127343367 gene encoding uncharacterized protein isoform X6, with protein MSRPLPRRSGSLVLIWPSRDIGRGLGWRRRGFHGSRTASREKRPPRVRRRPSASVAKSSDTGREDLVLYQSGTKSAAKSPPFQGSGNTTSTGSHRLPADGQGPSTLPLLHLTISPSLIWFSHRAEVSWFRHSRVPSQYVFSRSQNLLMYIAGVMAVCHAVCITATAVRTPDLSGGTGR; from the exons ATGTCCCGGCCGTTGCCAAGGCGCTCTGGTTCCCTCGTGTTGATTTGGCCGTCACGCGACATTGGGAGGGGCTTGGGCTGGAGGCGACGCGGTTTTCATGGAAGCCGGACGGCGAGCAGGGAGAAGCGTCCACCACGTGTCCGGCGGCGACCATCAGCGTCAGTGGCAAAAAG CAGCGACACAGGACGGGAGGATCTGGTGCTTTACCAGAGCGGGACGAAGAGCGCGGCCAAATCGCCTCCATTCCAG GGATCTGGGAACACGACGTCGACTGGAAGCCACCGCCTCCCTGCCGACGGCCAGGGTCCATCTACTCTGCCTCTGCTACATCTCACCATCAGCCCTTCCTTAATTT GGTTCAGCCACCGAGCTGAAGTGTCATGGTTTCGCCATTCCAGGGTCCCAAGCCAGTATGTGTTCTCCAGAAGCCAGAATTTGCTTATGTATATAGCTGGGGTGATGGCGGTATGCCATGCAGTTTGCATTACCGCAACCGCTGTGCGGACTCCTG ATCTCAGTGGTGGTACCGGCAGATAA
- the LOC127343368 gene encoding protein DETOXIFICATION 12 isoform X1, translating into MAEAPLMPRKDQREKGYWRSETGKLAYLALPMVAVSLSQYAVQVSSNMMVGHLPGVLPLSSAAIATSLASVSGFSLLIGMASALETLCGQAYGAKQYHNLGLHTYRAIVTLLVVCVPLSLIWVFMGKILVLIGQDPLIAHGAGRYIVWLIPGLFANALIQPITKFLQSQSLIVPLLLSSVATLALHVPLCWVLVFRTGMGYTGAALAISVSYWLNVAMLVVYIVISSSCRETRTPPTIKAFRGVGVFLGLALPSALMMCLEWWSFELLILMSGLLPNPELQTSVLSICLTSITLLFTIPFGLGAGGSTRVANELGAGNPEGARSAVRVVMSIAVTEAVIVSGTLLLSRRLLGHAYSSEDQVVSAVAAMVPLVCITVVTDGLQGVLSGIARGCGWQHVGAYINLGSFYLLGIPMAMLLGFVLNMGAKGLWIGIICGSISQSTLLSAVTFFTDWQKMADKARERSLSEKVTESESRYLLE; encoded by the exons ATGGCGGAGGCGCCGCTCATGCCGCGGAAGGATCAGCGGGAGAAGGGGTACTGGAGGAGCGAGACCGGGAAGCTGGCGTACCTGGCGCTGCCCATGGTGGCGGTGAGCCTGTCGCAGTACGCGGTGCAGGTCTCCTCCAACATGATGGTCGGACACCTCCCGGGCGTCCTCCCGCTCTCCTCCGCCGCCATCGCCACCTCCCTCGCCTCCGTCTCCGGCTTCAGCCTCCTC ATCGGCATGGCAAGTGCACTGGAGACTCTCTGCGGCCAAGCCTACGGTGCAAAGCAATACCACAATCTCGGGCTGCACACCTACAGAGCCATCGTCACCCTCCTGGTGGTGTGCGTCCCTTTGTCACTGATATGGGTGTTCATGGGCAAAATCCTGGTCCTGATCGGTCAGGACCCCCTGATCGCGCATGGAGCTGGGAGATACATCGTCTGGCTGATCCCGGGACTGTTCGCAAACGCGCTGATCCAGCCGATCACCAAATTCCTGCAGTCTCAGAGCCTGATTGTGCCACTGCTCCTGTCTTCCGTGGCGACGCTGGCGTTGCATGTACCACTGTGCTGGGTGCTGGTGTTCAGGACCGGAATGGGGTACACCGGCGCCGCTCTGGCGATCAGCGTGTCCTACTGGCTCAATGTGGCCATGCTCGTAGTGTACATTGTGATATCGAGCTCCTGCAGGGAGACGCGCACGCCGCCGACGATCAAGGCCTTCAGGGGAGTGGGTGTGTTCCTGGGCTTAGCTCTGCCCTCTGCACTGATGATGTG TCTTGAGTGGTGGTCATTTGAGCTCCTTATTCTCATGTCGGGGCTTCTACCCAACCCAGAGCTTCAGACCTCAGTTCTATCAATTTG CCTCACGAGTATAACATTACTATTCACTATACCCTTTGGGCTTGGAGCGGGTGGAAG CACACGAGTAGCAAATGAACTGGGTGCTGGAAACCCTGAAGGAGCTCGATCGGCAGTCCGTGTGGTGATGTCGATCGCAGTGACAGAGGCAGTGATCGTCAGTGGAACTCTTTTGCTGTCCCGGCGCCTCTTGGGTCATGCTTACAGCAGCGAGGACCAGGTCGTATCCGCCGTTGCGGCGATGGTTCCTCTGGTCTGCATCACTGTGGTTACGGATGGTCTCCAAGGAGTTCTCTCAG GTATTGCTCGAGGATGTGGGTGGCAGCACGTGGGCGCTTACATCAACCTCGGCTCGTTCTACTTGCTTGGGATCCCGATGGCGATGCTCCTCGGTTTTGTTCTGAACATGGGAGCAAAAGGGCTCTGGATAGGTATCATATGTGGGTCGATCTCACAGAGCACGCTTCTCTCCGCCGTCACGTTTTTCACCGACTGGCAAAAGATG GCTGACAAAGCTAGGGAGAGGTCGCTAAGTGAGAAGGTAACGGAGTCTGAGTCGAGATATCTACTAGAATAG
- the LOC127343367 gene encoding uncharacterized protein isoform X3, with protein MSRPLPRRSGSLVLIWPSRDIGRGLGWRRRGFHGSRTASREKRPPRVRRRPSASVAKSDTGREDLVLYQSGTKSAAKSPPFQGSGNTTSTGSHRLPADGQGPSTLPLLHLTISPSLIWFSHRAEVSWFRHSRVPSQYVFSRSQNLLMYIAGVMAVCHAVCITATAVRTPGVHKDRSSVSQVFISVVVPADKT; from the exons ATGTCCCGGCCGTTGCCAAGGCGCTCTGGTTCCCTCGTGTTGATTTGGCCGTCACGCGACATTGGGAGGGGCTTGGGCTGGAGGCGACGCGGTTTTCATGGAAGCCGGACGGCGAGCAGGGAGAAGCGTCCACCACGTGTCCGGCGGCGACCATCAGCGTCAGTGGCAAAAAG CGACACAGGACGGGAGGATCTGGTGCTTTACCAGAGCGGGACGAAGAGCGCGGCCAAATCGCCTCCATTCCAG GGATCTGGGAACACGACGTCGACTGGAAGCCACCGCCTCCCTGCCGACGGCCAGGGTCCATCTACTCTGCCTCTGCTACATCTCACCATCAGCCCTTCCTTAATTT GGTTCAGCCACCGAGCTGAAGTGTCATGGTTTCGCCATTCCAGGGTCCCAAGCCAGTATGTGTTCTCCAGAAGCCAGAATTTGCTTATGTATATAGCTGGGGTGATGGCGGTATGCCATGCAGTTTGCATTACCGCAACCGCTGTGCGGACTCCTGGTGTGCACAAAGATCGCTCATCTGTCTCTCAAGTATTT ATCTCAGTGGTGGTACCGGCAGATAAGACATGA
- the LOC127343368 gene encoding protein DETOXIFICATION 12 isoform X2 translates to MASALETLCGQAYGAKQYHNLGLHTYRAIVTLLVVCVPLSLIWVFMGKILVLIGQDPLIAHGAGRYIVWLIPGLFANALIQPITKFLQSQSLIVPLLLSSVATLALHVPLCWVLVFRTGMGYTGAALAISVSYWLNVAMLVVYIVISSSCRETRTPPTIKAFRGVGVFLGLALPSALMMCLEWWSFELLILMSGLLPNPELQTSVLSICLTSITLLFTIPFGLGAGGSTRVANELGAGNPEGARSAVRVVMSIAVTEAVIVSGTLLLSRRLLGHAYSSEDQVVSAVAAMVPLVCITVVTDGLQGVLSGIARGCGWQHVGAYINLGSFYLLGIPMAMLLGFVLNMGAKGLWIGIICGSISQSTLLSAVTFFTDWQKMADKARERSLSEKVTESESRYLLE, encoded by the exons ATGGCAAGTGCACTGGAGACTCTCTGCGGCCAAGCCTACGGTGCAAAGCAATACCACAATCTCGGGCTGCACACCTACAGAGCCATCGTCACCCTCCTGGTGGTGTGCGTCCCTTTGTCACTGATATGGGTGTTCATGGGCAAAATCCTGGTCCTGATCGGTCAGGACCCCCTGATCGCGCATGGAGCTGGGAGATACATCGTCTGGCTGATCCCGGGACTGTTCGCAAACGCGCTGATCCAGCCGATCACCAAATTCCTGCAGTCTCAGAGCCTGATTGTGCCACTGCTCCTGTCTTCCGTGGCGACGCTGGCGTTGCATGTACCACTGTGCTGGGTGCTGGTGTTCAGGACCGGAATGGGGTACACCGGCGCCGCTCTGGCGATCAGCGTGTCCTACTGGCTCAATGTGGCCATGCTCGTAGTGTACATTGTGATATCGAGCTCCTGCAGGGAGACGCGCACGCCGCCGACGATCAAGGCCTTCAGGGGAGTGGGTGTGTTCCTGGGCTTAGCTCTGCCCTCTGCACTGATGATGTG TCTTGAGTGGTGGTCATTTGAGCTCCTTATTCTCATGTCGGGGCTTCTACCCAACCCAGAGCTTCAGACCTCAGTTCTATCAATTTG CCTCACGAGTATAACATTACTATTCACTATACCCTTTGGGCTTGGAGCGGGTGGAAG CACACGAGTAGCAAATGAACTGGGTGCTGGAAACCCTGAAGGAGCTCGATCGGCAGTCCGTGTGGTGATGTCGATCGCAGTGACAGAGGCAGTGATCGTCAGTGGAACTCTTTTGCTGTCCCGGCGCCTCTTGGGTCATGCTTACAGCAGCGAGGACCAGGTCGTATCCGCCGTTGCGGCGATGGTTCCTCTGGTCTGCATCACTGTGGTTACGGATGGTCTCCAAGGAGTTCTCTCAG GTATTGCTCGAGGATGTGGGTGGCAGCACGTGGGCGCTTACATCAACCTCGGCTCGTTCTACTTGCTTGGGATCCCGATGGCGATGCTCCTCGGTTTTGTTCTGAACATGGGAGCAAAAGGGCTCTGGATAGGTATCATATGTGGGTCGATCTCACAGAGCACGCTTCTCTCCGCCGTCACGTTTTTCACCGACTGGCAAAAGATG GCTGACAAAGCTAGGGAGAGGTCGCTAAGTGAGAAGGTAACGGAGTCTGAGTCGAGATATCTACTAGAATAG
- the LOC127343367 gene encoding uncharacterized protein isoform X1, translating into MSRPLPRRSGSLVLIWPSRDIGRGLGWRRRGFHGSRTASREKRPPRVRRRPSASVAKSSDTGREDLVLYQSGTKSAAKSPPFQGSGNTTSTGSHRLPADGQGPSTLPLLHLTISPSLIWFSHRAEVSWFRHSRVPSQYVFSRSQNLLMYIAGVMAVCHAVCITATAVRTPGVHKDRSSVSQVFISVVVPADKT; encoded by the exons ATGTCCCGGCCGTTGCCAAGGCGCTCTGGTTCCCTCGTGTTGATTTGGCCGTCACGCGACATTGGGAGGGGCTTGGGCTGGAGGCGACGCGGTTTTCATGGAAGCCGGACGGCGAGCAGGGAGAAGCGTCCACCACGTGTCCGGCGGCGACCATCAGCGTCAGTGGCAAAAAG CAGCGACACAGGACGGGAGGATCTGGTGCTTTACCAGAGCGGGACGAAGAGCGCGGCCAAATCGCCTCCATTCCAG GGATCTGGGAACACGACGTCGACTGGAAGCCACCGCCTCCCTGCCGACGGCCAGGGTCCATCTACTCTGCCTCTGCTACATCTCACCATCAGCCCTTCCTTAATTT GGTTCAGCCACCGAGCTGAAGTGTCATGGTTTCGCCATTCCAGGGTCCCAAGCCAGTATGTGTTCTCCAGAAGCCAGAATTTGCTTATGTATATAGCTGGGGTGATGGCGGTATGCCATGCAGTTTGCATTACCGCAACCGCTGTGCGGACTCCTGGTGTGCACAAAGATCGCTCATCTGTCTCTCAAGTATTT ATCTCAGTGGTGGTACCGGCAGATAAGACATGA
- the LOC127343367 gene encoding uncharacterized protein isoform X2, with protein sequence MSRPLPRRSGSLVLIWPSRDIGRGLGWRRRGFHGSRTASREKRPPRVRRRPSASVAKSSDTGREDLVLYQSGTKSAAKSPPFQGSGNTTSTGSHRLPADGQGPSTLPLLHLTISPSLIWFSHRAEVSWFRHSRVPSQYVFSRSQNLLMYIAGVMAVCHAVCITATAVRTPGVHKDRSSVSQVFVYLSGGTGR encoded by the exons ATGTCCCGGCCGTTGCCAAGGCGCTCTGGTTCCCTCGTGTTGATTTGGCCGTCACGCGACATTGGGAGGGGCTTGGGCTGGAGGCGACGCGGTTTTCATGGAAGCCGGACGGCGAGCAGGGAGAAGCGTCCACCACGTGTCCGGCGGCGACCATCAGCGTCAGTGGCAAAAAG CAGCGACACAGGACGGGAGGATCTGGTGCTTTACCAGAGCGGGACGAAGAGCGCGGCCAAATCGCCTCCATTCCAG GGATCTGGGAACACGACGTCGACTGGAAGCCACCGCCTCCCTGCCGACGGCCAGGGTCCATCTACTCTGCCTCTGCTACATCTCACCATCAGCCCTTCCTTAATTT GGTTCAGCCACCGAGCTGAAGTGTCATGGTTTCGCCATTCCAGGGTCCCAAGCCAGTATGTGTTCTCCAGAAGCCAGAATTTGCTTATGTATATAGCTGGGGTGATGGCGGTATGCCATGCAGTTTGCATTACCGCAACCGCTGTGCGGACTCCTGGTGTGCACAAAGATCGCTCATCTGTCTCTCAAGTATTTGTAT ATCTCAGTGGTGGTACCGGCAGATAA
- the LOC127343367 gene encoding uncharacterized protein isoform X8: MASRAVTTEEPGSGIERRMLAVAVAWVGFSFDVPAVAKALWFPRVDLAVTRHWEGLGLEATRFSWKPDGEQGEASTTCPAATISVSGKKQRHRTGGSGALPERDEERGQIASIPGIWEHDVDWKPPPPCRRPGSIYSASATSHHQPFLNLVQPPS, encoded by the exons ATGGCTTCTAGAGCCGTGACAACCGAAGAGCCAGGGAGCGGCATCGAGCGGAGGATGCTGGCGGTGGCCGTGGCATGGGTCGGGTTCTCCTTCGATGTCCCGGCCGTTGCCAAGGCGCTCTGGTTCCCTCGTGTTGATTTGGCCGTCACGCGACATTGGGAGGGGCTTGGGCTGGAGGCGACGCGGTTTTCATGGAAGCCGGACGGCGAGCAGGGAGAAGCGTCCACCACGTGTCCGGCGGCGACCATCAGCGTCAGTGGCAAAAAG CAGCGACACAGGACGGGAGGATCTGGTGCTTTACCAGAGCGGGACGAAGAGCGCGGCCAAATCGCCTCCATTCCAG GGATCTGGGAACACGACGTCGACTGGAAGCCACCGCCTCCCTGCCGACGGCCAGGGTCCATCTACTCTGCCTCTGCTACATCTCACCATCAGCCCTTCCTTAATTT GGTTCAGCCACCGAGCTGA
- the LOC127343367 gene encoding uncharacterized protein isoform X4 → MASRAVTTEEPGSGIERRMLAVAVAWVGFSFDVPAVAKALWFPRVDLAVTRHWEGLGLEATRFSWKPDGEQGEASTTCPAATISVSGKKQRHRTGGSGALPERDEERGQIASIPGFSHRAEVSWFRHSRVPSQYVFSRSQNLLMYIAGVMAVCHAVCITATAVRTPGVHKDRSSVSQVFISVVVPADKT, encoded by the exons ATGGCTTCTAGAGCCGTGACAACCGAAGAGCCAGGGAGCGGCATCGAGCGGAGGATGCTGGCGGTGGCCGTGGCATGGGTCGGGTTCTCCTTCGATGTCCCGGCCGTTGCCAAGGCGCTCTGGTTCCCTCGTGTTGATTTGGCCGTCACGCGACATTGGGAGGGGCTTGGGCTGGAGGCGACGCGGTTTTCATGGAAGCCGGACGGCGAGCAGGGAGAAGCGTCCACCACGTGTCCGGCGGCGACCATCAGCGTCAGTGGCAAAAAG CAGCGACACAGGACGGGAGGATCTGGTGCTTTACCAGAGCGGGACGAAGAGCGCGGCCAAATCGCCTCCATTCCAG GGTTCAGCCACCGAGCTGAAGTGTCATGGTTTCGCCATTCCAGGGTCCCAAGCCAGTATGTGTTCTCCAGAAGCCAGAATTTGCTTATGTATATAGCTGGGGTGATGGCGGTATGCCATGCAGTTTGCATTACCGCAACCGCTGTGCGGACTCCTGGTGTGCACAAAGATCGCTCATCTGTCTCTCAAGTATTT ATCTCAGTGGTGGTACCGGCAGATAAGACATGA
- the LOC127343367 gene encoding uncharacterized protein isoform X5, whose product MASRAVTTEEPGSGIERRMLAVAVAWVGFSFDVPAVAKALWFPRVDLAVTRHWEGLGLEATRFSWKPDGEQGEASTTCPAATISVSGKKRHRTGGSGALPERDEERGQIASIPGFSHRAEVSWFRHSRVPSQYVFSRSQNLLMYIAGVMAVCHAVCITATAVRTPGVHKDRSSVSQVFISVVVPADKT is encoded by the exons ATGGCTTCTAGAGCCGTGACAACCGAAGAGCCAGGGAGCGGCATCGAGCGGAGGATGCTGGCGGTGGCCGTGGCATGGGTCGGGTTCTCCTTCGATGTCCCGGCCGTTGCCAAGGCGCTCTGGTTCCCTCGTGTTGATTTGGCCGTCACGCGACATTGGGAGGGGCTTGGGCTGGAGGCGACGCGGTTTTCATGGAAGCCGGACGGCGAGCAGGGAGAAGCGTCCACCACGTGTCCGGCGGCGACCATCAGCGTCAGTGGCAAAAAG CGACACAGGACGGGAGGATCTGGTGCTTTACCAGAGCGGGACGAAGAGCGCGGCCAAATCGCCTCCATTCCAG GGTTCAGCCACCGAGCTGAAGTGTCATGGTTTCGCCATTCCAGGGTCCCAAGCCAGTATGTGTTCTCCAGAAGCCAGAATTTGCTTATGTATATAGCTGGGGTGATGGCGGTATGCCATGCAGTTTGCATTACCGCAACCGCTGTGCGGACTCCTGGTGTGCACAAAGATCGCTCATCTGTCTCTCAAGTATTT ATCTCAGTGGTGGTACCGGCAGATAAGACATGA